The following proteins are encoded in a genomic region of Primulina huaijiensis isolate GDHJ02 chromosome 3, ASM1229523v2, whole genome shotgun sequence:
- the LOC140973917 gene encoding ribulose bisphosphate carboxylase/oxygenase activase 2, chloroplastic-like produces MVAAVSTIGSVNRAPVSLNGSGAGAAVPSSSFFGSSLKKVNLAFVPKSSPSSFKIVAEDKWKGLGEDISDDQQDITRGKGMVDALFQAPSGMGTHDAVLSSYEYISQGLKTYNNIDNIESGYYISPSFMDKVVVHITKNFMTLPNIKVPLILGVWGGKGQGKSFQCELVFAKMGINPIMMSAGELESGNAGEPAKLIRQRYREAADIIRKGKMCCLFINDLDAGAGRMGGTTQYTVNNQMVNATLMNIADNPTNVQLPGMYNKEENPRVPIICTGNDFSTLYAPLIRDGRMEKFYWAPTRDDRIGVCTGIFRTDNVPLEAIVTLVDTFPGQSIDFFGALRARVYDDEVRKWVSNVGVDLVGRKLVNSREGPPKFEQPKMTLEKLLEYGYMLVKEQENVKRVQLAETYLKEAALGDANKDAIDSGAFFK; encoded by the exons ATGGTTGCCGCAGTCTCGACCATTGGATCCGTTAACCGGGCGCCG GTGAGTTTGAATGGATCTGGGGCTGGAGCTGCAGTCCCCAGCTCATCCTTCTTTGGAAGTAGCTTAAAGAAGGTGAATTTGGCATTCGTCCCAAAGAGTTCGCCTTCGAGTTTCAAGATCGTGGCGGAGGACAAATGGAAGGGACTTGGTGAAGATATTTCCGATGATCAACAAGATATTACTAGAGGAAAGGGTATGGTTGATGCTCTCTTTCAAGCTCCTTCCGGAATGGGAACACACGACGCCGTCCTTAGCTCGTACGAGTACATCAGCCAGGGACTTAAAAC ATATAATAACATTGACAACATAGAGTCTGGATATTACATTTCTCCGTCTTTCATGGACAAGGTTGTGGTTCACATCACCAAGAACTTCATGACATTGCCTAACATCAAG GTTCCTCTTATTTTGGGTGTTTGGGGAGGCAAAGGGCAAGGAAAATCATTCCAATGCGAGCTTGTCTTCGCCAAGATGGGAATCAA CCCTATCATGATGAGTGCCGGAGAGCTCGAAAGCGGGAACGCCGGAGAGCCCGCGAAGCTGATCAGGCAACGGTACCGTGAAGCAGCCGACATCATCAGGAAGGGAAAGATGTGCTGCCTCTTCATCAACGATCTCGACGCCGGCGCGGGGCGTATGGGCGGGACGACTCAGTACACCGTCAATAACCAGATGGTGAACGCCACGCTCATGAACATCGCCGATAACCCCACCAACGTGCAGCTCCCTGGCATGTACAACAAAGAAGAGAACCCCCGTGTGCCTATCATCTGCACGGGTAACGACTTCTCCACATTGTATGCTCCCCTCATTCGTGACGGGCGTATGGAGAAGTTCTACTGGGCTCCCACACGTGACGACCGTATCGGCGTTTGCACCGGCATTTTCCGTACCGACAACGTCCCGTTGGAGGCCATCGTAACCCTGGTCGACACCTTCCCAGGCCAATCCATCG ATTTCTTTGGCGCTTTGAGGGCAAGAGTGTATGACGACGAAGTGAGAAAGTGGGTTTCAAATGTCGGAGTCGATCTGGTGGGCCGGAAACTAGTTAACTCGAGGGAAGGACCGCCGAAATTCGAGCAGCCCAAGATGACATTAGAGAAGCTGCTGGAGTATGGATACATGCTTGTGAAGGAGCAGGAGAATGTGAAGAGGGTGCAATTGGCTGaaacatacttgaaagaagCTGCCCTTGGAGATGCTAACAAAGATGCCATTGACAGTGGAGCTTTCTTCAAGTGA